The Candidatus Methylomirabilis sp. genome contains a region encoding:
- a CDS encoding glycosyltransferase, protein MRRIRVLHIADTADRGGGETYLFLLAARLPSDRYAFSVLCPSEGLLPQRLRKIGIPVVPFAIPRLLSPAALVRLLRLLQQHKPDIIQSHGARPNFYAALAGRWAGVPVIVSTIHNSLYDYPISSMRRSLYLLGERLTFALSDQILCVANALAQDLIGRSGRDPAKIQVIRNGVDLEAFDPKTIDGSTVRREFGLEKDSPLIGIVGRMTPQKGYHDLLTALVHIRAAVPTVKALIVGDGPLRAELMQYAKAQHLEECCIFAGMREDIPVLIAALNVVALPSLSEGLPFVLLEAMAMGKPVVATRVNGVSEVVEDGVTALLVPPQAPQMLARAVIALLVNKELGNRLGEVARQHVERHFSLALMIQRVERLYEKLLVQRVSHKDS, encoded by the coding sequence ATGCGACGGATTAGAGTGCTGCATATAGCCGACACCGCCGATCGCGGGGGAGGAGAGACCTACCTGTTCTTATTGGCGGCTCGTCTACCCAGCGATCGGTATGCTTTCTCCGTCCTCTGTCCCTCGGAGGGGCTCCTCCCTCAGCGACTGCGAAAGATCGGTATTCCCGTGGTCCCTTTTGCGATCCCCAGGCTGCTCAGCCCGGCTGCCCTGGTGAGATTACTACGTCTGCTCCAGCAACACAAACCGGATATCATACAGTCCCACGGCGCGAGACCGAACTTCTACGCCGCACTGGCCGGAAGGTGGGCAGGCGTCCCGGTAATCGTTTCTACCATCCACAACTCTCTCTATGATTATCCGATCTCGTCGATGCGACGATCGCTGTACCTCCTGGGCGAGCGGTTGACCTTTGCGCTTTCGGATCAGATACTCTGCGTCGCGAATGCGTTGGCTCAGGATCTCATCGGACGATCCGGCAGGGATCCAGCAAAAATCCAAGTGATCCGCAACGGCGTTGATCTCGAAGCCTTTGATCCAAAGACCATCGACGGGTCAACCGTTAGACGCGAGTTCGGTCTTGAAAAAGACTCTCCACTTATCGGGATTGTAGGACGGATGACGCCGCAGAAGGGCTATCATGATCTACTGACGGCCCTGGTACACATCAGAGCAGCCGTTCCCACGGTCAAGGCGCTGATCGTCGGGGACGGCCCCCTTCGGGCCGAGCTGATGCAGTACGCGAAAGCCCAGCACCTGGAGGAGTGCTGCATATTCGCCGGAATGCGGGAGGATATCCCGGTCCTCATCGCTGCACTGAACGTCGTGGCGCTCCCATCGCTCTCCGAAGGGCTCCCCTTTGTTCTCCTGGAGGCAATGGCAATGGGCAAGCCGGTCGTCGCCACCCGCGTCAACGGGGTCTCCGAAGTGGTCGAGGACGGGGTTACTGCCCTGCTCGTTCCCCCTCAGGCACCGCAAATGCTGGCGCGGGCGGTCATCGCGCTTCTCGTCAACAAGGAACTGGGCAACAGGCTCGGTGAGGTGGCCAGGCAACACGTGGAGCGACATTTCAGCTTAGCATTAATGATTCAACGGGTTGAGAGGCTCTACGAAAAGCTACTGGTACAAAGGGTATCACACAAGGACAGTTGA
- a CDS encoding glycosyltransferase family 4 protein has protein sequence MSRVPLNVLHIITRLDRGGSSENTLITVAQLDRQRYRPSLMAGPSSEGAAAILIPHLGRKIRPLHDLLAFAEMYAKIRQGRYTIVHTHSSKAGILGRWAARLAGVPIIVHTPHGHVFYGYYERVPTYLFIILERLTARITDKIITLTEAGIREHVERRIAPREKFISIHSGVNLAPYTELPPDPAAARKRFGLSPDCLVVGSVGRFEPVKGYDILLRAAGLLRTRQPKVQFLLAGEGEEAPHLKRLAAELQVDDRVFFPGWQQELPHVLSALDLFVLPSRNEGMGRVLVQAMAMGTPIVATRVGGIPEVLGEGDTGLLVAPDDPIELAAAIERLLTDRALAGKIGEAGRRRASAYSADKMVADIESLYDTLLAQKGLASA, from the coding sequence GTGAGTCGAGTTCCTCTCAATGTCTTACACATCATTACACGTCTTGATCGGGGTGGCTCATCGGAGAATACGCTGATCACGGTGGCGCAACTCGACCGGCAACGGTATCGACCCTCCCTGATGGCTGGACCTTCGAGCGAGGGGGCCGCCGCCATCCTCATCCCGCACCTGGGCCGCAAGATCCGTCCGCTTCATGATCTCCTGGCCTTTGCGGAGATGTACGCCAAGATCCGTCAGGGACGATACACGATCGTGCACACCCATTCATCGAAGGCCGGTATCCTGGGCCGGTGGGCGGCTCGACTGGCGGGTGTCCCAATTATCGTCCACACCCCTCACGGCCATGTGTTTTATGGCTACTATGAGCGAGTCCCCACGTATCTGTTTATTATTCTGGAGCGGCTCACCGCTCGTATCACCGACAAGATCATCACGCTGACCGAAGCGGGCATTAGAGAGCATGTAGAACGGCGTATTGCGCCCCGTGAAAAGTTCATCAGTATCCACAGCGGAGTGAATCTTGCGCCGTATACGGAACTGCCCCCTGATCCTGCTGCGGCGCGCAAGCGATTCGGTCTTTCGCCGGACTGTCTGGTGGTGGGAAGCGTAGGACGATTCGAGCCGGTCAAGGGGTACGACATCCTCTTGCGGGCGGCCGGTCTCCTCCGGACGCGCCAGCCGAAGGTCCAGTTTCTCCTGGCCGGAGAGGGCGAGGAGGCGCCCCATCTCAAACGCCTGGCTGCAGAGTTGCAAGTTGACGATCGAGTCTTCTTCCCCGGCTGGCAACAAGAGCTGCCGCACGTGCTTTCAGCGCTCGATCTCTTCGTCCTGCCCTCCCGCAACGAGGGGATGGGTCGGGTCCTCGTGCAAGCCATGGCGATGGGCACACCGATCGTCGCGACACGGGTGGGCGGCATCCCTGAGGTCCTCGGAGAGGGGGACACAGGGTTGCTGGTTGCCCCTGACGATCCTATCGAGCTGGCTGCTGCTATCGAGCGGCTCCTAACCGATAGAGCGTTGGCCGGGAAAATAGGGGAGGCGGGGAGGCGGAGGGCTTCCGCCTATAGCGCGGACAAGATGGTCGCCGACATCGAATCGCTGTATGACACGCTGCTGGCACAGAAAGGGTTGGCGAGTGCGTAG
- a CDS encoding class I SAM-dependent methyltransferase yields the protein MNPILEIGKQWFYRYYPSAFVSAYIRALYLKKYVRTIAFSKVLDAGCGSGLFTLFLAERFPQARFTGYDLSEEHIRESQEEASRKGLKNVSFCVEDLVSLHEREKYDFVFSIDCLEHIPGNQQVITNLVNALEPGGVLYLAIPCEKIHRYLFPSRYFETYTCWASKEHIGDQYTREELVALLRSLGVEILHARYAFGFWGKLAWELDMLTDGKTGLKRLLLPFLFCIGALDPLFSNTSGPYGVVVIGRKPLRAKTAARGACGISPC from the coding sequence ATGAATCCAATTCTTGAGATCGGAAAGCAATGGTTTTACCGCTATTACCCTTCGGCTTTCGTGAGCGCATACATTCGAGCGCTCTATCTTAAGAAGTATGTGCGGACCATCGCCTTTTCAAAGGTTCTGGACGCCGGTTGTGGGTCTGGACTCTTTACCTTGTTTCTTGCAGAAAGGTTTCCACAAGCACGTTTTACAGGGTATGATCTTTCGGAGGAGCACATACGGGAATCTCAGGAGGAGGCCAGCCGAAAGGGTTTGAAAAACGTCTCGTTTTGCGTTGAGGATCTCGTGAGTCTGCATGAGCGCGAGAAGTACGATTTTGTCTTTTCGATCGACTGTCTTGAGCATATCCCGGGCAATCAGCAGGTGATCACCAATCTGGTCAACGCGCTGGAGCCGGGGGGCGTCTTGTATTTGGCTATACCGTGTGAAAAGATCCATCGATATCTGTTTCCATCGCGCTATTTCGAAACGTATACGTGCTGGGCTTCTAAAGAGCACATTGGCGACCAGTACACGCGTGAAGAACTCGTCGCCTTGCTTCGATCGCTGGGAGTGGAAATTCTGCACGCGCGCTATGCCTTCGGGTTCTGGGGGAAGTTGGCCTGGGAATTGGATATGCTGACCGACGGCAAGACAGGGCTGAAGAGGCTGCTTCTGCCTTTCTTGTTCTGCATCGGAGCGCTGGATCCCCTCTTTTCCAACACCTCCGGGCCCTATGGGGTGGTCGTGATCGGGAGGAAGCCGTTGCGGGCGAAGACAGCCGCACGAGGCGCCTGCGGCATCTCGCCCTGCTAG
- a CDS encoding radical SAM protein, producing MQPKLKRWLKNLAIRTRSIKVLRKVRDSLASPIEVDYRLLEKTGEMPLPSSATVEPTLACNLHCTMCFQNEYRNRGLEKELQTDALLHGLQKLPPRIRSVYFVGGEVFLRKGFPKLLDAVDARNIETFITTNGTRIGPEDWTTLHRMRHLTGIGFSLDGIGPVHDSIRGEETYETTVSNIRLALTTQRVYVSFVMMESNIYQMEEFVRVVTELGVREIGFVHEMYCLPHEIEATRRQFGWTPADVIMMTVKQKDWTKDSIQRLYEQLAVLPDLERRHGFTAAFEPPLPAETYPALYDGTIRSTTRLFCRELTNLYIDPAGNLVHCGFLRRKFGNVFDQPVETIWNSTPLREFRKRLLDGNLAPVCRRCCKLSMWPDGPSPMLEGENHPGMLGRQ from the coding sequence ATGCAACCTAAGTTGAAGCGCTGGCTGAAGAACCTGGCCATTCGGACCAGGAGCATTAAGGTCTTACGCAAAGTTCGAGACTCTCTTGCTTCACCCATTGAGGTGGACTACCGACTGCTGGAAAAGACCGGGGAGATGCCCCTCCCATCCTCGGCAACGGTCGAACCAACACTTGCCTGCAACCTCCACTGTACGATGTGCTTTCAAAACGAGTACCGGAACAGGGGCCTAGAGAAAGAGTTGCAGACGGATGCCTTGCTTCATGGGCTCCAGAAGCTGCCGCCACGGATCCGGTCCGTCTATTTCGTCGGGGGGGAGGTGTTTCTGCGGAAAGGGTTTCCGAAGCTCTTGGATGCGGTGGATGCCCGCAACATCGAGACCTTCATCACGACAAACGGCACGAGAATTGGGCCGGAGGATTGGACCACGCTCCATCGAATGCGCCATCTGACCGGCATTGGGTTCTCCCTGGACGGCATCGGTCCGGTCCATGACTCGATCCGGGGAGAGGAGACCTATGAGACGACCGTCAGCAATATCCGACTCGCGCTAACGACGCAGCGGGTGTACGTCAGCTTCGTAATGATGGAGTCGAACATATACCAAATGGAGGAATTTGTCAGAGTGGTCACGGAACTCGGCGTTCGAGAGATCGGATTCGTCCACGAAATGTATTGCCTACCCCATGAAATCGAGGCGACCCGTCGTCAGTTCGGGTGGACGCCAGCAGATGTAATCATGATGACCGTAAAGCAAAAGGATTGGACGAAGGACTCGATCCAGCGACTGTATGAGCAACTCGCGGTCCTGCCGGATCTGGAGCGTCGTCACGGCTTCACGGCCGCGTTCGAGCCCCCCCTCCCGGCAGAGACATACCCGGCACTCTACGATGGAACGATCCGAAGTACGACGAGGCTCTTTTGCCGAGAGTTGACCAACCTGTATATCGACCCGGCCGGGAACCTCGTTCATTGTGGTTTTCTTCGCAGGAAATTCGGGAACGTGTTTGACCAGCCTGTCGAGACAATTTGGAACAGCACCCCCCTCCGTGAGTTCAGGAAGAGGCTGCTTGACGGCAACCTCGCTCCCGTATGCCGGCGGTGCTGTAAATTGAGCATGTGGCCCGATGGGCCTTCACCGATGTTGGAAGGAGAGAATCATCCGGGTATGCTCGGCCGCCAGTAA
- a CDS encoding class I SAM-dependent methyltransferase — protein sequence MHLGHGEEILRCQQCTLLVRIPIPPEETITGWYRDVYWNHYRDEPLRSKRSNVYIHAMAWIEQLHPKPGILVDVGCGSGAFLALCQKRGWMGLGFDPSTQAVTLARALGLEVRCSSFLPCNLADETTDVVTFINVLDHLRNPIGALQEAWRILRPNGLIYIRVPNGPFHVWLMSLWSAVELRHMAVFHLFGFGRSAFLYHLSRLGFEVAEIRTAPPSSDDSFAQLGPRMALFGRSLKVAGHLAYQLLVGLGLDRKAWGPSIEVIAFKAHPNSST from the coding sequence ATGCATCTCGGTCACGGTGAGGAGATTCTTCGATGCCAGCAGTGTACGCTTCTAGTCAGAATCCCGATACCACCCGAGGAGACAATTACCGGGTGGTACAGAGACGTATATTGGAATCATTACCGCGATGAGCCGCTCCGATCGAAACGATCCAACGTGTACATCCACGCCATGGCCTGGATTGAACAGTTACACCCCAAACCGGGAATCCTCGTGGATGTAGGATGTGGCTCGGGGGCATTCCTTGCGTTGTGCCAAAAACGTGGATGGATGGGGCTCGGTTTCGATCCCTCTACCCAAGCCGTCACCTTGGCTCGGGCTCTCGGTTTAGAAGTCCGCTGCTCCTCATTTCTTCCGTGCAACCTTGCGGATGAAACGACCGACGTCGTAACTTTTATCAATGTATTAGATCATCTACGGAATCCAATCGGGGCATTGCAGGAGGCGTGGCGGATTCTCCGGCCAAATGGGTTGATCTACATCCGGGTCCCCAATGGGCCGTTCCATGTCTGGTTGATGTCGTTGTGGTCGGCTGTGGAGCTTCGCCATATGGCTGTATTCCACCTCTTCGGCTTCGGTCGGAGCGCCTTCCTGTACCACTTGTCAAGGCTGGGCTTCGAAGTGGCGGAAATTCGTACCGCCCCTCCAAGCAGCGATGACAGTTTCGCCCAACTAGGGCCACGGATGGCTCTGTTCGGAAGAAGCCTTAAGGTTGCCGGGCATCTAGCCTATCAGCTGTTAGTCGGTCTGGGTCTGGATCGGAAAGCATGGGGACCGTCTATCGAGGTCATAGCCTTTAAGGCTCACCCAAACTCGAGCACCTAG
- a CDS encoding glycosyltransferase family 4 protein, which produces MTSGLHILVVSDVSPAHIGGGGERVLWEQASRLVKLGHEVRILSRSPADEAKERVERQGVRIRHFHSDQRSLLRFVRSSILQSRRTAAQELDEAGADVLHLHQPLSGYGVLHSPPGRRIPSLYTFHSPAPLEYRLRRGMTGHHRGGWTGSLAMAVLWLIEGTCLRRATRIHVLSDFSTGLLWKLYRIPSRRIVKIPGGADTDRFQPAEDRTAIRNNLGFATGRPLLFTLRNLEARMGLDTLIQSMAILRRQAPQTLLLIGGAGSLRNDLESLTASLDLNEHVRFLGFVPDEHLPLYYQAADFFILPTRELEGFGLVTVEALACGTPVLGTPVGGTPEILRPLRSDLLFSGMEPDALAHLILEHHNRFCSDPTGYQDLRLSCRRHALERYAWPPLVKSLEQVFREVTAARFPPDP; this is translated from the coding sequence ATGACCTCCGGGCTTCATATCCTCGTAGTCTCGGACGTTTCTCCGGCACACATCGGAGGCGGCGGAGAGCGAGTCCTGTGGGAGCAGGCGTCCCGCCTTGTCAAGCTTGGGCACGAGGTGCGTATCCTCAGTCGGTCTCCCGCTGATGAGGCGAAAGAGAGGGTTGAACGGCAGGGCGTCCGGATTCGGCATTTCCACTCAGACCAACGTTCCCTTCTCCGGTTCGTTCGTAGCTCGATTCTCCAGTCGCGGCGAACAGCCGCCCAGGAGCTGGATGAGGCGGGTGCCGATGTCCTGCACCTGCATCAGCCTCTGTCGGGCTACGGCGTGTTGCACTCGCCTCCGGGGCGACGGATCCCGAGTCTGTACACCTTTCACTCTCCGGCCCCTTTGGAGTACCGTTTACGGCGGGGGATGACAGGCCACCACCGAGGCGGATGGACCGGTAGCCTTGCCATGGCCGTCTTGTGGCTCATCGAGGGGACATGCCTAAGACGCGCCACCCGCATTCACGTGCTGAGCGACTTCTCGACGGGTCTGCTCTGGAAGCTGTACCGCATCCCCTCTCGACGGATTGTGAAGATCCCCGGCGGAGCAGATACCGATCGGTTCCAGCCGGCAGAGGACCGCACTGCAATCCGCAATAACCTGGGGTTCGCAACAGGACGGCCGCTCCTCTTCACCCTCAGAAACCTCGAAGCCCGCATGGGCCTGGACACGCTTATTCAGAGCATGGCGATCCTGCGACGACAGGCGCCGCAGACCTTGCTGCTCATCGGCGGGGCAGGCTCCCTTCGAAACGATCTCGAATCGCTCACCGCCTCATTGGATCTCAATGAACACGTTCGATTTCTGGGCTTTGTCCCCGATGAGCACCTACCCCTCTATTACCAAGCTGCCGACTTCTTCATCCTGCCGACGCGAGAGCTTGAAGGGTTTGGGTTAGTCACGGTGGAGGCGCTCGCCTGTGGCACCCCTGTTCTGGGCACGCCTGTAGGCGGAACCCCAGAGATTCTCCGGCCGCTGCGTTCGGACCTACTCTTTTCCGGCATGGAACCGGATGCCCTCGCCCATCTGATTCTTGAACACCATAATCGGTTCTGTTCGGACCCGACCGGATACCAGGATCTGAGGCTAAGCTGCCGCCGTCATGCGCTCGAGCGATACGCCTGGCCGCCGCTCGTGAAGTCGCTTGAGCAGGTCTTTCGGGAAGTAACCGCAGCGCGTTTCCCTCCTGACCCCTGA
- a CDS encoding DegT/DnrJ/EryC1/StrS family aminotransferase: MQVPFLDLKVQYAAIKSEIRRAIDEVCDNQQFILGPKVRRLEDEIARYCGARYAVGVSSGTDALLLALMALGIGPGDEVITTPYTFIATAGSIARSGAKPVFVDIDPACFTIDPKLIADRITERTRAILPVHLFGRCAEMEPILRLAAEHQIAVIEDAAQALGAEDGLGRRAGHMGVLGCFSFYPTKNLGGFGDGGMVITSDSSLASTLIALRNHGSSTKYHHSLIGGNFRLDELQAATLTVKLQHLDRWTEQRITNAARYDALFRARDLDRRIQLPELPKNERHVFNQYVIRAPRRDKLSQFLESRGIGHDIYYPLPLHLQACFESLGYKEGDMPASEQAAKEALALPIYPELMQPMQEYVVDAFHAFYRERSS, translated from the coding sequence ATGCAAGTTCCATTTCTGGATCTTAAAGTTCAGTACGCCGCCATCAAGAGCGAGATCAGACGCGCGATCGACGAGGTCTGCGACAATCAGCAGTTCATCCTTGGGCCCAAGGTTCGGAGGCTGGAGGATGAAATCGCGCGGTATTGTGGCGCTCGCTACGCGGTAGGCGTTTCCTCCGGCACTGATGCCCTCCTGCTGGCGCTCATGGCTCTCGGCATCGGTCCAGGAGACGAGGTAATCACGACCCCGTACACCTTCATCGCGACGGCAGGCTCCATCGCCAGATCGGGGGCCAAGCCGGTATTCGTGGACATCGACCCGGCCTGCTTCACCATCGACCCGAAGCTGATCGCCGACCGGATCACAGAGCGGACCCGCGCGATCCTCCCGGTCCACCTGTTCGGTCGCTGTGCCGAGATGGAGCCGATTCTGAGGCTCGCTGCGGAACATCAGATCGCCGTGATAGAGGACGCTGCCCAGGCCCTTGGGGCAGAGGACGGACTTGGCCGAAGGGCCGGGCACATGGGTGTCTTGGGCTGCTTCTCGTTTTATCCCACAAAAAATCTGGGTGGATTCGGCGACGGCGGAATGGTCATCACCAGCGACTCCTCCTTGGCCTCTACACTCATCGCCTTGCGGAACCACGGGTCGTCAACCAAATACCACCACTCCCTCATTGGCGGCAATTTCCGCCTTGACGAACTGCAGGCGGCTACCCTGACCGTCAAACTCCAGCACCTCGACCGATGGACGGAGCAGCGGATCACCAATGCAGCGCGGTACGATGCCCTCTTCCGTGCAAGGGACCTCGATCGCCGGATCCAGCTTCCGGAGCTTCCCAAAAATGAACGGCACGTTTTCAATCAATATGTTATTCGAGCCCCAAGGCGAGATAAGCTGAGCCAATTCCTGGAGTCCCGAGGGATCGGCCACGATATCTACTACCCTTTGCCGCTTCATCTTCAGGCCTGCTTCGAGTCTCTTGGATACAAGGAGGGGGACATGCCGGCGTCCGAACAGGCTGCCAAAGAGGCACTGGCCCTGCCGATCTATCCAGAACTGATGCAACCGATGCAGGAATATGTGGTGGATGCCTTCCACGCGTTCTACCGGGAGCGATCTTCCTGA
- the asnB gene encoding asparagine synthase (glutamine-hydrolyzing): MCGICGIVGMVDESVLRRMADALQHRGPDDAGFYLQTDPADNRTQVGLGMRRLSIIDLTPTGHQPMSNEDGTIWIVFNGEIYNFRDLRADLEHKGHRFRSNTDTEVIVHLYEEMGQACVQVLRGMFAFAIWDAGRHSLLLARDRVGKKPLYYWHKSGILLFASEIKALLCHPAVSRSIDWQAFHHYMAFGYTPGDRSIFAEIAKLPPAHTATLHRGTLALQRYWTLPQGAPDSVGRISVHDAAVHIRHELREATRLRLESDVPLGVFLSGGIDSSAVVASMREVTSQRIATFSIGFGRSASSYDELPYARMVAQRFETDHHEEILEPNIEKLLPIVVRHFDEPFADSSALPTFIVAQATARHVKVALSGIGGDETFGGYPRYLGVKLSEQYGRLPHWLRILPSALHRFIPDSEASRNWGDWVRRFVAGADQPLPEQYIGWTRFFSEHDLTRMATSALQQQWETDVEAVHRAVFAARGYSDPMDGAFRIDLSTYLPDDLLVMADRMSMAHSLELRAPFCDHHVIEKSLGIPPAMKIRGFRLKSLLKTAFADVLPPQVLSHRKQGFMVPLGRWLRTDLRSLLEELLSPERVRARGLFAPDVVETLKREHLSGIRSHSDRLWTLMIAELWIRQYLDTGGLWTLR, from the coding sequence ATGTGTGGGATTTGCGGGATCGTCGGGATGGTTGACGAGTCGGTGCTCAGGCGGATGGCCGATGCGCTTCAGCATCGCGGCCCTGACGATGCAGGCTTCTACCTTCAAACGGACCCCGCTGATAACCGGACGCAGGTGGGGCTTGGGATGCGGCGACTGAGCATCATCGACCTCACGCCGACCGGCCATCAGCCGATGAGCAATGAGGATGGGACCATCTGGATCGTGTTCAATGGCGAGATCTATAACTTCCGAGACTTACGAGCCGATCTCGAGCACAAGGGGCACCGGTTCAGGAGCAATACTGACACCGAGGTCATCGTCCATCTCTATGAGGAGATGGGCCAAGCCTGTGTTCAGGTGCTGAGAGGGATGTTTGCCTTTGCGATCTGGGATGCCGGCCGACACAGCCTGTTGCTGGCGCGGGACCGGGTTGGGAAGAAACCGCTCTATTACTGGCACAAGAGCGGAATATTACTCTTTGCGTCAGAAATCAAGGCCCTGCTGTGCCACCCTGCAGTCTCCCGATCCATTGACTGGCAGGCCTTCCATCATTACATGGCGTTTGGATATACGCCTGGTGACCGGTCCATCTTCGCTGAGATCGCCAAGCTCCCCCCGGCTCATACCGCCACCCTGCACAGGGGAACCCTGGCCCTCCAGCGCTACTGGACCCTTCCCCAAGGGGCGCCTGATTCCGTCGGTCGCATCTCTGTTCACGATGCCGCTGTCCACATCCGTCACGAGCTCCGCGAGGCGACCCGACTCCGCCTAGAGAGCGATGTCCCCCTCGGCGTCTTCCTAAGTGGCGGGATCGATTCGAGCGCGGTGGTAGCCAGTATGCGGGAGGTGACCAGCCAGCGCATCGCCACCTTCTCCATCGGCTTTGGCCGGTCGGCATCCTCCTATGACGAACTGCCCTATGCCCGTATGGTGGCCCAACGGTTCGAGACCGACCATCACGAAGAGATTCTGGAGCCTAACATAGAAAAACTGCTGCCTATCGTTGTTCGCCACTTTGACGAACCGTTTGCCGATTCCTCGGCTCTCCCCACCTTCATCGTGGCCCAGGCGACAGCCCGCCACGTGAAGGTAGCGCTGTCCGGAATCGGCGGCGATGAAACCTTCGGCGGATATCCTCGCTATCTAGGCGTTAAGCTATCGGAGCAGTACGGTCGACTCCCCCACTGGCTTAGAATCCTCCCCTCTGCTCTTCATCGATTTATCCCCGACTCCGAGGCCAGCCGCAACTGGGGTGATTGGGTCCGGCGATTTGTGGCCGGAGCGGACCAGCCTCTTCCAGAGCAGTACATAGGATGGACGCGCTTCTTCAGCGAGCACGATCTGACACGGATGGCAACGTCTGCCCTTCAGCAGCAGTGGGAGACAGACGTGGAGGCGGTCCACCGGGCTGTGTTTGCCGCCCGCGGGTATAGTGATCCGATGGATGGCGCCTTTCGTATCGACCTTAGCACCTATCTACCGGATGATCTCCTGGTGATGGCCGACCGGATGAGCATGGCCCACTCCCTTGAACTCCGCGCCCCATTCTGTGACCACCACGTCATCGAGAAGAGCCTGGGCATCCCCCCAGCGATGAAGATTCGGGGATTTCGCCTCAAAAGCCTACTGAAGACCGCCTTTGCTGACGTGCTGCCCCCGCAGGTCCTGTCGCATCGAAAACAGGGCTTCATGGTCCCACTGGGCCGCTGGCTCCGCACCGATCTACGGAGCCTACTGGAAGAACTCCTGTCTCCGGAGCGGGTCCGGGCCAGAGGCCTGTTCGCCCCCGATGTGGTGGAGACCCTCAAGCGGGAACACCTGTCCGGGATCAGGAGCCATAGCGATCGCCTCTGGACCCTGATGATCGCTGAGCTATGGATACGCCAGTATCTGGATACGGGAGGGCTCTGGACTCTACGATGA